A stretch of Arachis hypogaea cultivar Tifrunner chromosome 15, arahy.Tifrunner.gnm2.J5K5, whole genome shotgun sequence DNA encodes these proteins:
- the LOC140179400 gene encoding uncharacterized protein, whose translation MRQSADKKRRDVSFEVGDFVYLKLQPYRMKSLVARSNQKLGARFYGPFEVLERIGAMAYRLKLPDTARIHPVFHISQLKKSVGPSLHSQPLPEALTEEGELLVEPEQVIDSRYNNQGDLEVLIKWKELPDFENTWESAATLQTIFSSFHLEDKVALHGGYCNKPERSYGFNSF comes from the coding sequence ATGAGACAAAGTGCAGACAAGAAAAGACGTGATGTGTCTTTTGAAGTAGGAGACTTTGTGTATCTCAAACTTCAGCCATATAGGATGAAATCTTTGGTAGCCAGATCAAATCAAAAGTTGGGTGCAAGGTTTTATGGTCCTTTTGAGGTGCTAGAAAGGATTGGAGCAATGGCCTACAGGCTGAAATTACCTGACACCGCAAGAATACACCCTGTTTTTCATATTTCCCAGTTGAAGAAAAGTGTTGGACCTTCCTTACATTCTCAACCATTACCCGAAGCACTCACTGAAGAAGGGGAATTGCTGGTCGAACCTGAACAAGTCATTGACAGCCGCTACAACAATCAGGGAGATCTTGAGGTCCTTATCAAATGGAAAGAACTGCCAGATTTCGAGAACACTTGGGAGTCAGCAGCAACATTACAGACAATATTTTCCTCTTTCCACCTTGAGGACAAGGTGGCTCTTCATGGGGGATATTGCAACAAACCAGAGAGATCATATGGATTTAACTCCTTTTAA